The proteins below come from a single Edaphobacter acidisoli genomic window:
- a CDS encoding NAD(+)/NADH kinase, producing the protein MLQAAIISKPQKPELAGILGDLIAWLKDHGYEYLLDPDSAAYLDASNAIEREELAKLRPNIVIVLGGDGTLLAAARAFAHTTTPILSVNLGSLGFLTEVALADIYATLESWCANRAEIEVRSMVHAELVRDGQTIQRWDALNDVVVTKGTIARMGDFTIEIDRQFVATFRADGVIVATPTGSTAYNLAANGPIIMPSVDAMVVNPICPHLLTIRPIVVPGESTVSIHVVGVPNQIYLTVDGQQSVELQLGDHIHCQRSKASVRLLRPRPNGLFSVLRSKLKWGER; encoded by the coding sequence ATGCTCCAGGCCGCCATCATCTCGAAACCGCAGAAGCCGGAACTCGCCGGCATCCTCGGCGACCTTATCGCGTGGCTTAAAGACCACGGCTATGAATATCTGCTGGACCCGGACAGCGCCGCTTATCTGGATGCGTCCAATGCGATTGAGCGCGAGGAACTGGCGAAGCTGCGCCCGAATATCGTGATTGTTCTCGGCGGCGATGGCACGCTACTGGCTGCCGCGCGCGCGTTTGCCCATACGACGACGCCTATCCTCAGCGTGAACCTCGGCTCACTCGGATTTCTTACAGAGGTCGCGCTTGCTGACATCTATGCGACGCTTGAGTCCTGGTGCGCGAACCGCGCGGAGATTGAAGTGCGCAGTATGGTTCATGCTGAGCTGGTGCGTGACGGCCAGACGATTCAGCGGTGGGATGCGCTGAACGACGTTGTCGTGACCAAAGGCACGATTGCGCGCATGGGTGACTTCACCATCGAGATTGACCGCCAGTTTGTTGCGACGTTCCGGGCCGATGGCGTGATCGTTGCGACGCCGACTGGCTCGACCGCGTACAACCTGGCGGCCAACGGGCCGATCATTATGCCTTCGGTCGATGCGATGGTGGTGAACCCGATCTGCCCGCACCTGCTGACGATCCGGCCGATTGTTGTGCCCGGAGAATCGACGGTCAGCATTCACGTCGTCGGCGTACCGAATCAGATTTATCTCACCGTGGATGGTCAGCAGTCGGTCGAGTTGCAACTCGGCGATCACATTCACTGCCAGCGCTCGAAGGCCAGCGTGCGGCTGCTTCGTCCGCGTCCGAATGGACTGTTCAGTGTGCTGCGCTCGAAGCTGAAGTGGGGCGAGCGATAG
- a CDS encoding ABC transporter ATP-binding protein, translating to MDAGPNVELPDQTRPGCAVIALQQVTREYSGRAGVVRALDSASFSIVAGEWVAITGPSGSGKSTLVNLIGCLDRPTSGELKIDNVDVAQMSATELDRFRADKIGFIFQQFHLIPYLSAVENVMLAQYFHSMTDETEARRALEKVGLAHRADHLPSELSGGEQQRVCIARALINDPPILLADEPTGNLDAANQEIVAELLENLHQNGHTIVMVTHDPEMAALAQRKIALSHGKVFCHPVGSQVVTLRGKP from the coding sequence ATCGACGCCGGCCCCAACGTGGAGCTACCCGACCAGACGCGCCCCGGCTGCGCAGTTATCGCGCTCCAGCAGGTCACGCGCGAGTACTCCGGCCGCGCCGGCGTGGTGCGCGCGCTCGACTCGGCCAGCTTCTCCATCGTCGCTGGCGAGTGGGTCGCCATCACCGGACCTTCCGGCTCCGGCAAGAGCACGCTGGTCAACCTCATCGGCTGCCTCGACCGCCCCACCTCAGGCGAGTTGAAGATCGACAACGTGGACGTAGCGCAGATGTCCGCCACCGAGCTCGACCGCTTCCGCGCCGACAAGATCGGCTTCATCTTCCAGCAGTTTCATCTGATTCCCTACCTCTCGGCCGTCGAAAACGTCATGCTCGCGCAGTACTTCCACTCGATGACCGACGAAACCGAGGCTCGCCGCGCGCTCGAAAAGGTCGGCCTCGCCCACCGCGCCGACCACTTGCCCAGCGAACTCTCCGGCGGCGAGCAGCAACGCGTCTGCATCGCCCGCGCGCTGATTAACGACCCGCCCATCCTGCTTGCAGACGAGCCCACCGGCAACCTTGACGCAGCAAATCAGGAGATCGTCGCTGAGCTACTAGAAAACCTGCACCAGAACGGCCACACCATCGTCATGGTGACGCATGATCCCGAGATGGCAGCCCTCGCCCAGCGCAAGATCGCACTCAGCCACGGCAAGGTCTTCTGCCATCCTGTCGGCAGCCAGGTCGTCACGCTGCGCGGCAAGCCGTAG
- a CDS encoding ABC transporter permease, translating into MAQLSFTGMLRRSLVHRRARSLSALVAMTVSAAIATALLTLYADLNAKLHKEFRSFGANVVITAPASKPLPIDALALVQQAASKDALAAEFGYAVATTDKGTSVVVAGTDFAAVRKLDSWWQVDAWPSANDTNAALIGQRAANFISDLHAVKLTFNGHTITLNDAGTLRTGGDEDSRIYMPVSTFTQWTGVTPSVIEVQIPGGAKTVEAAIARLRAALPDVQVQPVRELVEGESRIVDRTHALMYGAVLLIALTVAVSVLATLSASVLERRRDFALMKALGGSQTHLMALFLLEALALAIAGVVLGYIIGSAAAWVISETNFHTATLPHASVLPWVVLLNIVIAAIAALFPVRVLRSLQPAALLKGE; encoded by the coding sequence ATGGCGCAGTTGAGCTTCACAGGAATGTTGCGCCGATCGCTCGTGCATCGCCGCGCACGCAGTCTTTCCGCACTGGTTGCCATGACAGTCTCAGCGGCAATCGCCACCGCACTGCTCACGTTGTATGCCGACCTGAACGCAAAACTCCACAAAGAGTTCCGCAGCTTCGGCGCAAACGTCGTCATCACAGCGCCAGCGTCGAAGCCATTGCCTATCGACGCACTCGCGCTCGTGCAACAGGCCGCAAGCAAAGACGCTCTTGCTGCTGAGTTCGGCTATGCCGTCGCAACCACCGACAAAGGAACGTCGGTCGTCGTCGCAGGCACGGACTTCGCTGCTGTACGAAAGCTCGACTCGTGGTGGCAGGTTGATGCATGGCCCTCCGCAAATGACACGAACGCCGCACTCATCGGCCAGCGCGCCGCCAACTTCATCTCCGATCTGCACGCCGTCAAACTTACCTTCAACGGGCACACCATCACGCTCAACGACGCAGGCACCCTGCGCACCGGCGGCGACGAAGACAGTCGCATCTACATGCCTGTCTCCACGTTCACGCAGTGGACAGGCGTGACTCCAAGCGTTATCGAAGTCCAAATCCCCGGTGGAGCCAAGACAGTTGAAGCAGCAATCGCTCGCCTCCGTGCTGCACTGCCAGACGTGCAGGTGCAGCCGGTCCGCGAGCTGGTCGAAGGCGAGTCGCGCATCGTCGACCGCACGCACGCGCTCATGTACGGCGCAGTACTCCTGATCGCCCTCACGGTTGCAGTCTCCGTACTGGCGACACTCTCGGCCAGCGTGCTCGAACGCCGCCGTGACTTCGCGCTGATGAAAGCACTCGGCGGCTCGCAGACGCACCTGATGGCGCTGTTCCTTCTGGAAGCGCTCGCCCTGGCAATAGCTGGAGTCGTGCTCGGATACATCATCGGCTCGGCAGCCGCATGGGTCATCAGCGAGACCAACTTCCACACCGCCACTCTGCCGCACGCCTCCGTACTGCCGTGGGTCGTGCTGTTGAATATCGTCATTGCGGCCATCGCCGCGTTGTTTCCTGTGCGCGTCTTGCGAAGCCTGCAACCCGCTGCGCTGCTGAAAGGCGAATGA
- a CDS encoding ABC transporter permease — MFFRLLMESFRRQRRRKLLAGIAILLGTTAVTAMLALATSIGDRIHKELAVYGANIVVYPKTDLLDVKIGGADIKPATGGSYLHESDLKKLHTIFWANNITGVSPSLPLQINITTPTGETVNANAMGLWFHHALTKDPGSLVTGAPKLHPWWKLAGTWPREANSNANGTDVVLGSALASSLHAKIGDTLRAGNRTLRITGIVSTGDNTDKQMLLPLDVAQNIAGLPDAVSRVEVSARTKPEDAFARKNPDTLSPQEHEIWYCRPYANSIAYQIMEAIPGAQAEQVRRVEQSEGTVLERISGLMWLISAAALFAAGFAVSAAMATAVLERRGEIGLMRSLGASKGAIALLFYAETGILAVLAGALGYLLGSALAAWLGAHIFSGDGHTAVLNPVLLPVVVALALVVAIAGSTPSIRSALRVNPSTILREDV, encoded by the coding sequence ATGTTCTTCCGCCTGCTCATGGAGAGTTTTCGCCGCCAGCGCCGCCGCAAGCTGCTGGCCGGGATCGCCATCCTTCTGGGCACGACGGCGGTCACGGCGATGCTCGCGCTCGCAACGTCGATCGGCGACCGCATCCACAAAGAGCTTGCCGTCTACGGCGCAAACATCGTCGTCTACCCGAAGACTGATCTGCTTGATGTGAAGATCGGCGGCGCAGACATCAAGCCCGCAACCGGCGGCTCGTACCTGCACGAGAGCGACCTGAAAAAGCTGCACACAATCTTCTGGGCCAACAACATTACTGGTGTCAGTCCAAGCCTTCCGCTCCAGATCAACATCACGACACCGACAGGCGAGACCGTCAACGCAAACGCAATGGGACTCTGGTTCCATCATGCACTGACAAAAGATCCAGGCTCGCTCGTCACGGGCGCGCCAAAACTCCATCCTTGGTGGAAACTCGCCGGTACATGGCCTCGCGAAGCTAATAGCAATGCCAACGGAACGGATGTTGTCCTCGGCAGCGCGCTCGCCTCCAGCCTGCACGCAAAGATCGGCGACACACTCCGCGCTGGCAACCGCACGCTGCGCATCACAGGCATCGTCTCCACCGGAGACAACACCGACAAGCAGATGCTCCTGCCTCTCGACGTTGCGCAGAATATCGCGGGCCTGCCAGACGCAGTCTCGCGCGTCGAAGTCAGCGCGCGCACCAAACCCGAAGACGCCTTCGCACGCAAGAATCCCGACACGCTCTCGCCGCAGGAGCACGAGATCTGGTACTGCCGCCCGTATGCGAACTCCATTGCGTATCAAATCATGGAAGCGATTCCCGGCGCGCAGGCCGAGCAGGTGCGCCGCGTCGAGCAGAGCGAAGGCACCGTGCTCGAACGCATCAGCGGACTCATGTGGCTCATCAGCGCCGCTGCGCTCTTCGCCGCAGGATTCGCCGTCAGCGCGGCGATGGCGACCGCAGTGCTCGAACGCCGCGGCGAGATCGGTCTGATGCGCTCGCTCGGCGCCAGCAAAGGCGCAATCGCGCTGCTCTTCTACGCGGAAACCGGGATACTCGCTGTGCTTGCAGGAGCGCTCGGCTACCTCCTCGGCTCTGCGCTCGCCGCATGGCTCGGCGCGCACATCTTCTCAGGTGACGGCCACACAGCCGTGCTCAATCCAGTGCTTCTCCCAGTTGTCGTCGCGCTCGCACTGGTTGTGGCAATCGCCGGAAGCACTCCGTCGATCCGCTCCGCTCTGCGCGTCAATCCATCCACGATTCTGCGGGAGGACGTCTGA
- a CDS encoding Fe-S-containing protein, producing MLQAFIITLREGVEAALIVGIIFAYLTKIGRNELKKTVFWALGAAVAASVAGAIIMSRANFNTDIFEGWVMLAAAVFVVSMIWFMHRAARTMKGDIEAKVAKLTGENVSQIGLFFFVFLLVLREGAETVLILAAVTLNSTELLSFTGTLLGIAVAVVFGVLFVRGSVKINLKRFFRVTTVILYFVAFQLVVSGLHELSENGVLPSSTTEMRLIGPIVRNDLFFFVTMLALAGLMVLLEYKRRTPIELPANASPADRRRAEWTQRREKLWMNAVVATSFLFIFLSTAEFIYAKSSTALSPTTAVTLVGTQVTVPTSAINDDQLHRYGVHVEDDKGKSVEVRFLLYKKPDGNIVSVADACQICGPVGFYIGEQGITCKMCASPLNPASMGQRGGCNPIPLNSVISGGQVIIQATDLRALAPTFER from the coding sequence ATGTTGCAGGCATTTATCATCACTCTTCGCGAGGGCGTGGAAGCCGCGCTGATCGTGGGCATCATCTTTGCCTACCTCACGAAGATCGGCCGGAACGAGCTGAAGAAGACGGTCTTCTGGGCGCTCGGCGCAGCAGTCGCGGCCTCCGTCGCCGGGGCTATCATCATGTCCCGCGCCAACTTCAACACCGACATCTTCGAAGGCTGGGTGATGCTGGCCGCCGCCGTCTTCGTCGTCAGCATGATCTGGTTCATGCACCGCGCCGCCCGCACCATGAAGGGCGACATCGAGGCCAAGGTCGCCAAGCTCACCGGCGAAAACGTCTCGCAGATTGGCCTGTTCTTCTTCGTCTTCCTCCTGGTGCTGCGCGAAGGCGCCGAGACGGTTCTGATCCTCGCCGCCGTCACGCTCAACTCGACCGAGCTGCTGAGTTTTACCGGCACGCTGCTCGGCATCGCAGTCGCTGTCGTCTTCGGCGTGCTGTTCGTGCGCGGCAGCGTGAAGATCAATCTGAAGCGCTTCTTCCGCGTCACGACCGTCATTCTCTACTTCGTCGCGTTTCAACTCGTCGTCAGCGGCCTGCACGAGCTGAGCGAGAACGGCGTCCTGCCCTCCAGCACCACCGAGATGCGCCTGATCGGCCCCATCGTCCGCAACGATCTCTTCTTCTTCGTCACCATGCTCGCGCTCGCTGGCCTGATGGTGCTGCTCGAATACAAGCGCCGCACACCCATCGAGCTTCCCGCCAACGCCTCGCCCGCCGACCGTCGCCGCGCCGAGTGGACGCAACGCCGCGAGAAGCTCTGGATGAACGCCGTTGTCGCCACCAGCTTCCTCTTCATCTTCCTCTCCACGGCGGAGTTCATCTACGCCAAAAGCTCCACCGCGCTCAGTCCGACCACCGCAGTCACGCTCGTCGGCACTCAGGTCACCGTTCCAACCTCGGCCATCAACGACGACCAGCTCCATCGCTACGGCGTCCACGTCGAAGACGACAAAGGCAAGAGCGTCGAAGTCCGATTCCTGCTCTATAAGAAGCCCGACGGCAACATCGTCTCCGTAGCCGACGCCTGCCAGATCTGCGGCCCCGTCGGCTTCTACATCGGCGAGCAGGGCATCACCTGCAAGATGTGCGCCTCGCCGCTCAATCCGGCCTCGATGGGCCAGCGCGGCGGCTGCAATCCTATCCCACTGAACTCCGTCATCAGCGGAGGCCAGGTCATCATCCAGGCAACGGACCTCCGCGCCCTCGCCCCAACCTTTGAGAGATAA
- a CDS encoding DUF3472 domain-containing protein: MNLYPRRWSSMLALCLLVTIVSFAAGQTPSLDVPGFTAYSEPNPEALHISENSPLTGWSDPATTVAWYGQIRSTGKLSISIRLQVPEGSKSKIHLTVGGHNVATKSVKGTSSPAIVSFGSIHIDKTGPYKFALTGIKKSGTVFADIQALDLAGPAAEDALFNLTPQRGAPSVHLHYPAPAGAQVEWFYNEVTVKTDPIWSYYEACGFARGYFGIQVNSPTERRIIFSVWDAGNEHTDRGKVATDNRVQLLAKGPDVVAGSFGNEGTGGHSHLVYPWKTGETYRFLLHAKPDGATTIYTAYFYFPEKHGWGMIARFRAPKDGNYLSHLYSFNEDFEGANGQLQRLAEFGNQWIRTTDGHWIELTKARFTHTAVGAYKDRIDRGAGVTGDRFYLTNGGFKPETFQYNDELTRPSSGKMPDITLPQD, translated from the coding sequence ATGAACTTATATCCTCGGCGCTGGAGCAGCATGCTCGCGCTCTGCCTTCTCGTCACTATCGTCTCATTTGCAGCGGGTCAAACTCCCTCGCTTGATGTTCCAGGGTTCACCGCCTACTCCGAGCCGAACCCTGAAGCGCTGCATATCTCCGAAAACAGCCCGCTTACCGGCTGGAGCGACCCTGCCACCACAGTCGCGTGGTATGGCCAGATTCGCAGCACTGGCAAGCTGAGCATCTCCATTCGTTTACAGGTGCCTGAAGGCAGCAAGTCCAAAATCCACCTGACGGTTGGCGGTCATAACGTGGCCACCAAATCCGTCAAAGGAACCTCCAGCCCAGCCATCGTATCCTTCGGCTCCATCCACATCGATAAAACCGGCCCATACAAATTCGCTCTCACGGGCATCAAAAAATCCGGCACTGTATTTGCCGATATCCAGGCGCTTGACCTCGCAGGCCCTGCCGCGGAAGACGCTCTCTTCAACCTCACCCCGCAGCGCGGAGCGCCGTCAGTGCACCTGCACTATCCGGCTCCCGCAGGAGCGCAGGTGGAGTGGTTCTACAACGAGGTGACGGTCAAGACCGACCCCATCTGGTCCTACTACGAGGCGTGCGGCTTCGCCCGCGGATACTTTGGCATTCAGGTCAACAGTCCAACCGAGCGCCGCATCATCTTCTCCGTCTGGGACGCCGGCAACGAGCACACCGACCGCGGCAAGGTTGCAACGGACAATCGTGTCCAGCTTCTCGCAAAAGGCCCGGATGTCGTTGCCGGCAGCTTTGGCAACGAAGGCACCGGCGGCCACAGCCATCTCGTCTATCCATGGAAGACGGGCGAGACCTATCGCTTTCTCCTCCACGCCAAACCGGACGGCGCCACCACAATCTACACGGCCTACTTCTACTTCCCTGAGAAACACGGCTGGGGCATGATCGCCCGCTTCCGCGCTCCGAAAGACGGAAACTACCTTAGCCACCTTTACTCGTTCAACGAAGACTTCGAAGGGGCCAACGGCCAGCTACAGCGTCTGGCAGAGTTCGGCAATCAGTGGATCAGGACAACCGACGGACACTGGATCGAGCTGACCAAAGCGCGATTCACCCACACCGCCGTCGGAGCTTATAAAGACCGCATCGACCGGGGCGCGGGAGTTACAGGCGACCGCTTCTACCTGACCAACGGAGGATTCAAACCCGAAACCTTCCAGTACAACGACGAGCTGACTCGCCCCTCCAGCGGGAAGATGCCCGATATCACGCTGCCGCAGGACTGA
- a CDS encoding glycosyl hydrolase family 95 catalytic domain-containing protein: MSKPASWRFVICVCTAFQLLTAPAFLPAQEQPSGLTLNLPAPVSTWEKGIPLGNGITGGLLWGDGGTVNLSLDRGDLWDLRVPAVYQRPDWTYATLERLVRAGDEKQIHAMFDNPYDELAYPTKLNAGRLVLTFPQGEKASRFTLDAHRAEGGVVLSEGKVSAIFAATQPVALLRISGPAPEISLMDPSGVVEKLGYAPAAHGQSSERGIHTRWLVQHAALGLDYAVVVASRTEHGTTEIAVAIVSNREGRDPVALGKRRVAKALSRGYDAVLAEHMAWWKNFWSTSQVRVPQEDVQQQYVLDKYFYGSASRADAPPMPLQGVWTADDGGLPPWKGDYHNDLNTQMMYIAAPEAGLYPEGESFLNFNWRLLPVYRNFARSFYGVPGAIVPGVEAINGKPLGGWAQYSLSPTMGAWVAQSFYLHWRYTMDPVFLRTRAYPFASEIGTALLALMKPGPDGKLALPLSSSPEMFDNSLKAWLPHTSNFDLALERWLYGALAEMADAQGDTASAAHWRGVLDRLGQLDVMNGALTIAPGIPLPFSHRHLSNLMSIYPLGLVDVDSEQGHALAMNSIDDFASKGHSAWLGYTYGWLACMMARTGNGDGALRYLDDYLRGFIFENGFHVNGDQSRLGLSESHYHPFTLEGNFLAMQAVQEMLLQSWGGEVRIFPAAPSQWQSASFEGLRAEGGYVVSAERRDGHTTSVSITASVDGILRLRDPFAGSGNVQWNRPVQLSGEILTVHMTKGQTLSGSTGRRQEAAPPGPDALH, from the coding sequence ATGAGCAAGCCTGCGTCGTGGCGATTCGTAATCTGCGTTTGTACAGCATTCCAGTTGCTGACTGCGCCTGCATTTCTTCCTGCGCAGGAGCAGCCTTCAGGCCTGACCCTCAATCTTCCGGCTCCTGTCTCAACGTGGGAGAAGGGCATTCCGCTCGGCAATGGAATAACCGGTGGCCTGCTGTGGGGAGATGGCGGAACCGTGAATCTCTCGCTGGATCGCGGCGATCTGTGGGACCTGCGCGTGCCTGCCGTCTACCAGCGGCCCGACTGGACCTATGCCACGCTGGAGCGGCTGGTGCGCGCTGGTGATGAAAAACAGATCCATGCGATGTTCGACAATCCTTACGACGAGCTGGCCTATCCGACCAAGCTGAATGCAGGACGGCTTGTGCTTACGTTTCCGCAAGGGGAGAAGGCATCGCGGTTCACGCTGGACGCGCATCGCGCCGAGGGTGGCGTGGTGTTGAGTGAGGGGAAGGTTTCGGCCATCTTTGCAGCGACGCAGCCGGTGGCGTTGTTGCGGATCTCCGGTCCGGCTCCTGAGATCTCGCTGATGGATCCCTCGGGAGTGGTGGAAAAGCTCGGCTATGCTCCGGCTGCGCATGGCCAGTCTTCGGAGCGCGGCATCCATACGCGGTGGCTCGTGCAACATGCTGCTCTGGGCCTCGATTATGCAGTTGTGGTTGCGAGCAGAACTGAGCATGGCACGACGGAGATTGCAGTCGCTATTGTGTCGAATCGAGAGGGACGCGATCCGGTAGCGCTAGGCAAACGCCGCGTGGCGAAGGCGCTCAGTCGCGGATATGACGCGGTGCTCGCGGAGCACATGGCCTGGTGGAAGAATTTCTGGTCCACTTCGCAGGTCCGGGTTCCACAAGAGGACGTGCAGCAGCAGTATGTCCTCGACAAGTATTTTTATGGCTCGGCGTCGCGTGCGGATGCGCCTCCGATGCCTCTGCAGGGAGTGTGGACGGCGGACGATGGCGGGCTTCCTCCGTGGAAGGGCGACTATCACAACGACCTGAACACGCAGATGATGTACATCGCCGCTCCTGAGGCCGGCCTGTATCCCGAGGGCGAGAGTTTTCTGAACTTCAATTGGCGGCTCCTGCCGGTCTATCGAAACTTTGCGCGATCGTTCTATGGCGTGCCGGGTGCGATTGTGCCGGGTGTTGAAGCCATCAACGGAAAGCCGCTCGGTGGCTGGGCTCAATATTCCTTATCGCCAACAATGGGGGCGTGGGTGGCGCAGAGTTTTTATCTGCATTGGCGATACACGATGGACCCGGTGTTCCTGCGAACGCGAGCGTATCCCTTTGCGTCAGAGATTGGCACAGCTTTGCTTGCGCTGATGAAGCCCGGGCCTGATGGAAAGCTCGCACTGCCGCTGTCGAGCTCGCCGGAGATGTTTGACAACTCACTGAAGGCATGGCTTCCGCACACGTCTAATTTCGATCTGGCGCTGGAGCGTTGGCTCTATGGCGCGCTTGCGGAGATGGCCGATGCGCAGGGCGACACTGCTTCTGCTGCGCACTGGCGTGGAGTGCTGGACCGGCTGGGACAGCTTGATGTGATGAACGGAGCGTTAACAATTGCGCCGGGGATTCCGCTGCCTTTCTCGCACCGCCATCTTTCGAACCTGATGTCGATTTATCCGCTCGGCCTTGTGGATGTGGATTCGGAGCAGGGGCACGCGCTGGCCATGAACTCCATCGACGATTTTGCCTCCAAAGGCCACAGCGCATGGTTGGGCTACACGTACGGATGGCTCGCGTGCATGATGGCGCGAACAGGCAACGGTGACGGAGCGCTCAGGTATCTCGATGATTATCTGCGGGGCTTCATCTTTGAAAATGGCTTCCATGTGAATGGAGACCAGAGCCGCCTTGGGCTCTCTGAATCGCACTATCACCCGTTCACGCTGGAAGGAAATTTTCTGGCAATGCAGGCGGTGCAGGAGATGTTGCTGCAGAGCTGGGGCGGGGAAGTGCGCATCTTTCCTGCAGCGCCTTCGCAGTGGCAGAGCGCATCGTTTGAAGGGCTTCGCGCCGAAGGTGGTTATGTTGTTTCAGCCGAGCGACGCGACGGACACACGACGAGTGTCAGCATCACGGCGAGCGTCGACGGAATTCTGCGGCTGCGTGATCCCTTTGCGGGGTCGGGAAACGTCCAATGGAACAGGCCTGTGCAGCTCTCGGGAGAAATTTTGACGGTTCACATGACGAAAGGCCAGACACTCTCCGGCAGCACAGGACGACGCCAGGAGGCAGCCCCGCCCGGGCCCGATGCGCTACACTGA
- a CDS encoding efflux RND transporter periplasmic adaptor subunit has protein sequence MQTKVSKGLLALPLFLVAGLGCNHSDASAKDAAATLPIAPVVTVTRAPLNNTLEVAGEFIPYQEVELHAKVAGYIRHISVDIGDRVKAGQVLATLDVPELSAQVAGANAGVAQTRDQIARAKSDILSAQANHDALHAAARRLQQASAARPGLIAQQELDDANAKDRAAEAELDAAKSTLAAVEQQLGVSQADQQRYSALEDYSHITAPFTGVVTWRYADTGALIQAGTSNENSMPVVKLAEVDVLRLRLPVPASLASSVKIGDTATVHVQSLGLTFPGKVTRTTDALDLATRTLQVEIDVPNKDGRLQPGMYADVKLNINRTGDSMVLPVQAVDMSGGSPYVMLVDRDNRVEKHPVEVGVATANRTEILSGLNAGDRVIATNLSGYQTGETIEPKVSSMIGAGSRVEGK, from the coding sequence TTGCAGACAAAGGTCTCGAAGGGTCTTTTGGCGCTGCCGTTGTTTCTTGTTGCCGGTTTGGGATGCAACCACTCGGATGCAAGCGCGAAGGATGCGGCCGCAACTTTGCCCATTGCTCCGGTTGTTACGGTAACGCGCGCCCCTTTGAACAACACGCTGGAGGTCGCGGGCGAGTTCATTCCATACCAGGAAGTGGAGCTCCACGCGAAAGTGGCCGGATACATCCGGCATATTAGTGTCGACATTGGCGATCGGGTGAAGGCCGGTCAGGTGCTGGCGACGCTCGATGTGCCGGAGCTTTCTGCGCAGGTGGCTGGCGCGAACGCCGGCGTTGCCCAGACGCGAGACCAGATTGCACGCGCGAAGAGCGACATTCTGAGCGCACAGGCGAACCACGATGCGCTCCACGCCGCGGCGAGGCGTTTGCAGCAGGCCTCGGCAGCGCGTCCGGGCCTGATTGCGCAGCAGGAGCTGGACGACGCGAATGCGAAGGACCGTGCAGCGGAGGCGGAGCTTGATGCCGCAAAGTCGACGCTTGCAGCGGTGGAGCAGCAGCTCGGCGTCTCGCAGGCAGACCAGCAGCGCTACTCGGCGCTGGAGGACTACTCGCACATCACCGCGCCGTTCACCGGAGTGGTGACATGGCGTTATGCCGATACCGGCGCGCTGATTCAGGCAGGCACATCGAACGAGAATTCGATGCCTGTCGTGAAGCTGGCCGAAGTGGACGTGCTGCGTCTGCGCCTGCCCGTGCCGGCGTCGCTGGCTTCGAGCGTGAAGATCGGCGATACCGCTACGGTGCACGTGCAGTCGCTGGGCTTGACGTTCCCGGGCAAGGTGACAAGAACGACCGATGCTTTGGATCTTGCGACGCGCACGCTGCAGGTGGAGATCGATGTCCCGAACAAAGACGGCAGGCTCCAGCCGGGCATGTATGCCGATGTGAAGCTGAACATCAATCGCACAGGCGACTCGATGGTGCTACCTGTGCAGGCTGTGGACATGTCAGGCGGATCTCCATACGTGATGCTGGTCGACCGCGACAACCGCGTGGAGAAGCATCCGGTGGAAGTGGGCGTTGCGACCGCGAACCGCACGGAGATTCTGAGTGGCCTTAATGCAGGCGATCGCGTAATCGCGACCAATCTGTCGGGCTATCAGACGGGCGAGACAATCGAGCCGAAGGTCAGCTCGATGATCGGCGCGGGCTCCCGCGTGGAGGGCAAATAG